From a single Pseudomonas sp. A34-9 genomic region:
- the zipA gene encoding cell division protein ZipA, protein MEIGLREWLIVIGIIVIAGILFDGWRRMRGGKGKLKFRLDRSLSNLPDEDTSAELLGPARVLDNHKEPQLDEHDLPSVSMPAREAREPRESGSKRGKRGSNGPAQGDLNLNLDLDDGPSFSSRDDDFVEDTKPSPAVVDKDQPQAEEVLVISVICRDAAGFKGPALLQNILESGLRFGEMDIFHRHESMAGNGEVLFSMANAVKPGIFDLDDIDHFSTPAVSFFLGLPGPRHPKQAFDVMVAAARKLSQELNGELKDDQRSVLTAQTIEHYRQRIVEFERRALTQKR, encoded by the coding sequence ATGGAAATCGGTCTGCGCGAGTGGCTGATCGTCATCGGCATCATTGTGATAGCCGGTATTCTTTTCGATGGCTGGCGCCGTATGCGCGGCGGCAAGGGAAAACTGAAATTCCGTCTTGACCGAAGTCTGTCCAACCTGCCGGACGAGGACACCAGCGCCGAGCTGTTGGGCCCGGCCCGTGTTCTGGACAACCATAAAGAACCACAGCTGGACGAACACGATCTGCCGTCGGTGAGCATGCCGGCCCGCGAAGCACGCGAGCCTCGCGAATCCGGTTCGAAACGTGGCAAACGTGGCAGCAACGGTCCGGCGCAGGGTGACCTGAACCTCAACCTCGATCTGGATGACGGCCCGAGCTTCAGCAGCCGTGACGACGACTTCGTAGAAGACACCAAGCCGTCGCCGGCCGTGGTCGACAAGGATCAGCCGCAAGCTGAAGAAGTATTGGTCATCAGCGTGATCTGCCGTGATGCCGCTGGCTTCAAAGGCCCGGCGCTGTTGCAGAACATTCTCGAAAGCGGTCTGCGTTTCGGTGAGATGGATATCTTCCATCGCCACGAAAGCATGGCCGGCAACGGTGAAGTGCTGTTCTCCATGGCCAATGCGGTCAAGCCGGGTATCTTTGATCTGGACGACATCGACCATTTCAGCACCCCGGCGGTGAGCTTCTTCCTCGGCCTGCCAGGCCCGCGTCATCCGAAGCAAGCCTTCGACGTGATGGTGGCGGCAGCCCGCAAGCTGTCGCAGGAACTGAACGGCGAACTGAAAGATGACCAGCGCAGCGTGCTGACCGCGCAGACCATCGAGCACTACCGTCAGCGCATCGTCGAATTCGAACGCCGCGCCTTGACCCAGAAGCGCTAA
- the ligA gene encoding NAD-dependent DNA ligase LigA encodes MTAAKNRILELRAELDQHNYRYHVLDEPSIPDAEYDRLFHELKALEAANPELITSDSPTQRVGSVALTAFTQVRHEVPMLSLGNAFEESDMREFDRRVTEGLDLPAGDLFGGGAAVEYSCEPKLDGLAVSLLYQDGVLVRGATRGDGTTGEDISVNVRTVRNIPLKLHGEGWPATLEVRGEVFMSKAGFERLNASQLEVGGKTFANPRNAAAGSLRQLDSKITANRPLEFCCYGIGQVSHDIADTHIGNLKQLQKWGMPISHELKLAKGIGECLDYYRDIGARRNSLAYEIDGVVFKVNSIADQRELGFRAREPRWAIAHKFPAMEELTELLDVEFQVGRTGAVTPVARLKPVKVAGVTVANATLHNMDEVARLGLMIGDTVIIRRAGDVIPQVVQVVLERRPENARPVAIPESCPVCGSHVERTQLIKRSKGKETVSEGAVYRCVGRLACGAQLKQAIIHFVSRRAMDIEGLGDKSVEQLVDEGLVSSPADLYALKFEDIVDLEGFAEVSSNKLLAAIEDSKKPGLARFIYALGIPDVGEETAKVLARSLGSLARVQQALPQVLTYLPDVGLEVAHEIHSFFEDAHNQQVITELLGHGLQIQDQGELGAEFAASTTLGGLLDKLHIPSVGPGGAQKLADKFGSLEAVMDADWLDMRQALPEKQANSVREFFALPEHRQLAEAAEQQLRDFGMHWQSEKKVVEGLPLSGETWVLTGKVELMSRDVAKEHLESLGAKVAGSVSAKTHCVVAGPGAGSKLTKANELGVKVMDEEAFIAFLKGHGISA; translated from the coding sequence ATGACCGCCGCCAAAAACCGCATACTCGAGCTGCGTGCTGAACTCGATCAGCACAACTACCGTTACCACGTCCTCGACGAGCCGAGCATTCCGGACGCCGAGTACGACCGGTTGTTCCACGAGCTCAAGGCGCTGGAAGCGGCCAACCCGGAACTGATCACCAGCGATTCGCCGACCCAGCGCGTCGGCAGCGTGGCGCTGACCGCGTTCACTCAGGTGCGTCACGAAGTGCCGATGCTCAGCCTCGGCAACGCCTTCGAAGAAAGCGACATGCGCGAGTTCGATCGCCGCGTCACCGAAGGTCTGGATCTGCCGGCGGGCGATCTGTTCGGCGGCGGTGCGGCGGTGGAATACAGCTGCGAGCCGAAACTCGATGGCCTGGCGGTCAGCCTGCTGTATCAGGACGGCGTGCTGGTGCGCGGCGCCACGCGCGGCGACGGCACCACTGGCGAAGACATCAGCGTCAACGTACGCACCGTGCGCAACATCCCGCTGAAGCTGCACGGCGAGGGCTGGCCGGCGACGCTGGAAGTACGCGGTGAAGTGTTCATGTCCAAGGCCGGTTTCGAGCGGCTCAACGCCTCGCAACTGGAAGTCGGCGGCAAGACCTTCGCCAACCCGCGCAACGCCGCGGCCGGCAGCTTGCGTCAGCTCGATTCGAAGATCACCGCTAACCGTCCACTGGAATTCTGCTGCTACGGCATCGGCCAGGTCTCCCACGATATTGCCGACACGCACATCGGCAACCTCAAGCAGTTGCAGAAGTGGGGCATGCCGATCAGTCATGAACTGAAGCTGGCCAAGGGCATTGGCGAATGCCTCGATTACTACCGCGACATCGGCGCGCGCCGTAATTCGCTGGCCTATGAAATCGACGGCGTGGTGTTCAAGGTCAACAGCATTGCCGATCAGCGCGAGCTGGGCTTTCGCGCCCGCGAACCACGCTGGGCGATCGCGCATAAATTTCCGGCGATGGAAGAACTCACCGAGCTGCTCGACGTCGAGTTTCAAGTCGGTCGTACCGGCGCTGTCACTCCGGTCGCTCGTTTGAAACCGGTCAAGGTTGCCGGTGTCACCGTGGCCAACGCCACGCTGCACAATATGGATGAAGTCGCGCGTCTGGGCCTGATGATCGGCGACACCGTGATAATCCGTCGCGCCGGTGATGTGATTCCGCAGGTGGTGCAGGTGGTTCTGGAACGTCGCCCGGAAAACGCACGGCCGGTGGCGATTCCCGAGAGCTGCCCGGTCTGCGGTTCGCACGTCGAGCGCACGCAACTGATCAAGCGCAGCAAGGGCAAGGAAACCGTCAGCGAAGGCGCGGTGTATCGCTGCGTCGGGCGACTGGCCTGTGGTGCGCAACTCAAGCAGGCGATCATCCACTTCGTCTCGCGCCGGGCGATGGATATCGAAGGCCTTGGCGACAAGAGTGTCGAGCAACTGGTCGACGAAGGTCTGGTCAGCTCGCCGGCCGATCTGTATGCATTGAAGTTCGAAGACATCGTCGATCTGGAAGGTTTCGCCGAAGTCTCCAGCAACAAGCTGCTGGCGGCGATTGAAGACAGCAAGAAGCCGGGGCTGGCGCGCTTCATCTATGCGCTGGGCATTCCCGATGTCGGCGAGGAGACCGCCAAGGTGCTGGCGCGCTCGCTGGGCTCGCTTGCGCGCGTGCAGCAGGCGCTGCCGCAAGTACTGACCTACCTGCCGGATGTGGGGCTGGAAGTGGCGCACGAGATTCACAGCTTCTTCGAAGATGCGCATAACCAGCAGGTGATTACCGAATTGCTCGGTCATGGTTTGCAGATTCAGGATCAGGGTGAGCTGGGCGCCGAATTCGCGGCCAGCACCACGTTGGGTGGCTTGCTCGACAAGCTGCACATTCCTTCGGTCGGCCCCGGTGGCGCGCAGAAACTCGCAGACAAGTTTGGCTCGCTGGAAGCGGTGATGGATGCTGACTGGCTGGATATGCGTCAGGCATTGCCGGAGAAGCAGGCCAATTCGGTTCGCGAGTTTTTTGCGTTGCCTGAGCATCGGCAGCTGGCTGAGGCAGCCGAACAGCAATTGCGCGATTTCGGCATGCACTGGCAAAGCGAGAAGAAAGTCGTCGAAGGCCTGCCGCTGTCCGGCGAGACCTGGGTGCTGACCGGCAAGGTCGAGTTAATGAGCCGTGATGTCGCCAAGGAACACTTGGAAAGCCTTGGCGCCAAGGTTGCCGGTTCCGTGTCGGCGAAGACTCACTGCGTGGTCGCAGGCCCCGGCGCCGGTTCCAAGCTGACCAAGGCCAATGAACTGGGCGTGAAGGTGATGGATGAAGAGGCGTTTATCGCCTTCCTGAAAGGACATGGGATCAGCGCTTAA
- a CDS encoding putative zinc-binding metallopeptidase, whose translation MHRFFEQLSSRIIAPFMGESSRNSKVWPCRCGQSLFFRNSQCLACNALLGYQPEESRLTSLQPGPYEGTWTLDADPDAGLFRRCANLDTPAACNWLLPANDHDSLCIACSLNRTIPDLSDPDNPERWRKVEIAKRRLVAQLITLGLPVIPKTVNENTGLAFDFIGVDLEGNAPMTGHANGLITLDIKEADDAHREQVRAAMHEPYRTLLGHFRHEVGHYYWDRLIANGPWLDSFRSLFGDERASYAEALDRHYQQGAPLDWPQHYVSAYATMHPWEDWAETWAHYLHMMDAVDTALGFGMSAREMDFDYQPFPTSTLYDPEHPGGEAFLSFVNAWIELAGMLNELSRSMGQPDFYPFVLPAPAIAKLHFIHLVIQQAGGKADEVLAL comes from the coding sequence ATGCACCGCTTTTTCGAGCAGCTCAGTTCCCGCATCATCGCGCCGTTCATGGGCGAATCCTCACGCAACAGCAAGGTCTGGCCGTGCCGCTGCGGCCAGTCGCTGTTCTTTCGCAACAGCCAGTGCCTGGCCTGTAACGCCTTGCTCGGTTATCAACCGGAAGAAAGTCGCCTGACTTCGCTGCAACCGGGGCCATACGAAGGCACCTGGACGCTCGACGCCGATCCCGACGCCGGACTGTTCCGTCGTTGCGCCAACCTCGACACGCCTGCCGCGTGCAACTGGCTGCTGCCGGCCAACGACCACGACAGCCTGTGCATTGCTTGCAGCCTCAACCGGACCATCCCCGATCTGTCCGATCCGGACAACCCAGAGCGCTGGCGCAAAGTTGAAATCGCCAAGCGGCGACTGGTCGCGCAGCTGATCACCCTCGGCCTGCCCGTCATTCCGAAAACCGTGAATGAAAACACCGGGCTGGCTTTCGATTTCATCGGCGTCGACCTTGAAGGCAACGCACCGATGACCGGCCACGCCAACGGCCTGATCACCCTCGACATCAAAGAAGCCGACGACGCCCACCGCGAGCAGGTGAGGGCGGCGATGCATGAACCCTATCGCACACTGCTCGGGCATTTTCGCCATGAGGTCGGCCATTACTACTGGGATCGCCTGATCGCCAACGGCCCATGGCTTGATTCATTCCGCAGCCTGTTCGGCGACGAACGCGCCAGTTACGCCGAGGCGCTTGATCGCCATTATCAACAAGGCGCACCGCTGGACTGGCCGCAACACTATGTCAGCGCCTACGCGACCATGCACCCTTGGGAGGACTGGGCAGAAACCTGGGCGCATTACCTGCACATGATGGACGCCGTGGACACAGCGCTGGGCTTTGGCATGAGCGCACGGGAAATGGATTTCGACTACCAGCCGTTTCCGACCAGCACCTTGTATGACCCCGAGCACCCCGGCGGCGAGGCGTTCCTGTCGTTCGTCAACGCGTGGATCGAACTGGCCGGCATGCTCAATGAGCTGTCACGGAGCATGGGCCAGCCGGATTTCTACCCGTTCGTGTTGCCGGCACCGGCGATTGCCAAGCTGCACTTCATTCATCTGGTGATCCAGCAGGCCGGTGGCAAGGCGGATGAGGTACTGGCCCTGTAG
- a CDS encoding transporter substrate-binding domain-containing protein has translation MRWAVGALLGISLNVTAAETPLRFAMPDSWAMPMVQFERGRPTQGILYDVMLSLATQVGVPAEFHVLPRARVQGAMEHGEIDVRCYAAQSWLPNQSGDYIWSLPLLFQRDLLISRKDQAASADPAHLPRQSIGTVLGYTYPTLQPLFDADRLQREDARNQEQVLEKLLAGRYRYAVSNQWTLDWFNQRLMPEQQLQGVAVLQEQKVGCYVRNDPKVPVQRILRTLLRMKMSGEIDEIIRLYTGRLEPDAESTAKTK, from the coding sequence ATGCGGTGGGCCGTGGGGGCGTTGCTGGGAATCAGCCTGAACGTGACGGCAGCGGAAACCCCGTTGCGCTTCGCCATGCCCGACAGCTGGGCCATGCCGATGGTGCAATTCGAACGCGGCCGCCCGACCCAGGGCATCCTTTACGATGTGATGCTCAGCCTGGCCACGCAGGTGGGGGTACCGGCCGAGTTTCACGTTCTGCCGCGTGCCCGGGTCCAGGGCGCCATGGAACACGGCGAGATCGACGTGCGCTGCTATGCCGCGCAGTCGTGGCTGCCGAATCAGTCGGGGGATTACATCTGGAGTCTTCCGTTGCTGTTTCAACGTGACCTGCTGATCAGCCGCAAGGATCAAGCGGCCAGCGCCGATCCCGCTCACCTGCCCCGCCAATCCATCGGCACCGTGCTGGGCTACACCTACCCGACTCTGCAACCGTTGTTCGACGCTGATCGGTTGCAACGCGAAGATGCGCGTAATCAGGAGCAGGTGTTGGAGAAATTGCTGGCCGGGCGCTATCGCTATGCGGTGAGCAATCAGTGGACGCTGGATTGGTTTAACCAGCGATTGATGCCTGAGCAGCAACTGCAAGGTGTCGCCGTGTTACAGGAGCAAAAGGTCGGTTGCTATGTGCGCAATGACCCAAAAGTGCCGGTGCAGCGGATTTTGCGCACGTTGTTGCGGATGAAAATGTCGGGGGAGATTGATGAGATTATCCGCTTGTATACCGGACGCCTCGAGCCGGATGCCGAGAGCACGGCAAAGACAAAATAA
- the dnaX gene encoding DNA polymerase III subunit gamma/tau → MSYQVLARKWRPRSFREMVGQTHVLKALINALDSQRLHHAYLFTGTRGVGKTTIARIIAKCLNCETGITSSPCGECSVCREIDEGRFVDLIEIDAASRTKVEDTRELLDNVQYAPSRGRFKVYLIDEVHMLSSHSFNALLKTLEEPPPYVKFILATTDPQKLPATILSRCLQFSLKNMTPERVVEHLTHVLTAENVPFEDDALWLLGRAADGSMRDAMSLTDQAIAFGEGKVLATDVRAMLGTLDHGQVYDVLHSLIEGDAKALLEAVRHLAEQGPDWNGVLSEILNVLHRVAIAQALPEGVDNGHGDRDRVLALAQALPAEDVQFYYQMGLIGRRDLPLAPDPRGGFEMVLLRMLAFRPADTADAPRQPLKPVGISQATVDSANSVAAAPKPAPVVAAAVVPILTPAPTPVVAPAPVAEPVVAAEPQPAPEPVPVPVPEPVAVEAVVDLPWNDPVEPEPEPAQQPAVEPVLETTAEQPELPPMPLPTPDSVVPEAPEWAAAPIPEPSVADVDAATPGMDLDDEPPLDEDYIEPDMDSAYSYLDELASEHAAEPAPEPEPEPAAAPATGLALQWLELFPKLPISGMTGSIAANCTLIAVDGDHWLMHLDPAHSALFNATQQRRLNDALNQFHGRTLGLTIELIKPEQETPAQAASRRRANRQREAEESIHGDPFIQQMVQQFGAVVRHDTIEPVDALVAQG, encoded by the coding sequence ATGAGTTATCAGGTTCTTGCACGTAAATGGCGTCCGCGCTCGTTCCGCGAAATGGTCGGCCAGACCCATGTGCTCAAGGCTCTGATCAATGCCTTGGACAGCCAGCGGCTGCACCACGCGTACCTGTTCACCGGTACGCGCGGGGTGGGTAAAACCACGATTGCGCGGATCATTGCCAAATGCCTGAACTGTGAAACAGGTATCACTTCCAGCCCGTGCGGCGAGTGCTCGGTGTGCCGGGAAATCGACGAGGGCCGATTCGTCGACCTGATCGAGATCGACGCCGCGAGCCGCACCAAGGTCGAAGACACCCGCGAACTGCTCGACAACGTGCAGTACGCGCCGAGCCGTGGGCGCTTCAAGGTCTATCTGATCGACGAAGTGCACATGCTCTCCAGCCATTCCTTCAATGCGCTGCTGAAAACCCTCGAAGAACCGCCGCCGTACGTCAAGTTCATCCTGGCGACCACCGACCCGCAGAAACTTCCGGCAACGATTTTGTCGCGCTGCCTGCAGTTCTCGCTGAAGAACATGACGCCTGAGCGTGTGGTCGAGCATTTGACCCACGTTCTCACTGCCGAAAACGTGCCGTTCGAAGACGATGCCCTGTGGCTGCTCGGTCGCGCTGCTGATGGTTCGATGCGTGATGCCATGAGCCTGACCGATCAGGCGATCGCTTTCGGTGAAGGCAAGGTGCTGGCCACCGACGTGCGGGCGATGCTCGGCACGCTGGATCACGGTCAGGTCTACGACGTCCTGCATTCATTGATCGAAGGCGACGCCAAGGCGTTGCTCGAAGCCGTGCGTCATCTGGCCGAGCAAGGCCCGGACTGGAATGGCGTGCTCTCGGAAATTCTCAATGTGCTGCACCGCGTGGCCATCGCTCAGGCGTTGCCGGAAGGTGTCGACAACGGCCATGGCGACCGCGATCGCGTGCTGGCACTGGCGCAAGCCTTGCCGGCCGAAGACGTGCAGTTCTATTACCAGATGGGCTTGATCGGTCGCCGCGATTTGCCGCTGGCACCGGATCCACGCGGCGGTTTCGAAATGGTCCTGCTGCGGATGCTGGCCTTCCGGCCCGCGGATACGGCGGACGCCCCGAGGCAGCCGCTAAAGCCAGTGGGGATCAGCCAGGCCACAGTTGATTCCGCAAACTCCGTGGCTGCCGCGCCCAAACCTGCGCCGGTAGTCGCTGCGGCTGTTGTGCCGATACTAACACCAGCGCCAACTCCTGTGGTTGCGCCGGCACCGGTTGCCGAGCCTGTGGTCGCGGCTGAGCCGCAACCTGCGCCAGAACCAGTACCAGTACCAGTACCTGAGCCAGTTGCCGTCGAAGCAGTGGTCGACCTGCCGTGGAACGATCCGGTGGAACCTGAGCCCGAGCCCGCGCAGCAACCTGCCGTCGAGCCCGTGCTGGAAACCACCGCCGAGCAACCCGAGTTGCCGCCGATGCCGCTGCCGACCCCGGACAGCGTCGTCCCGGAGGCGCCTGAGTGGGCTGCCGCACCGATTCCCGAGCCGTCGGTTGCCGACGTCGATGCCGCCACACCGGGCATGGATCTGGACGACGAGCCGCCGCTGGACGAGGATTACATCGAGCCGGACATGGATTCGGCTTACAGCTACCTCGACGAACTGGCCAGTGAGCACGCCGCCGAGCCTGCCCCGGAACCCGAGCCGGAACCGGCTGCGGCACCAGCCACAGGTCTGGCGCTGCAATGGCTGGAGCTGTTCCCGAAACTGCCGATCTCCGGCATGACCGGCAGCATTGCCGCCAACTGCACGCTGATTGCGGTCGATGGCGATCATTGGCTGATGCACCTCGATCCGGCGCACAGCGCGCTGTTCAACGCTACGCAACAGCGGCGTCTGAACGATGCGTTGAATCAGTTCCACGGCCGCACGCTGGGCCTGACCATCGAACTGATCAAGCCCGAGCAGGAAACCCCGGCCCAGGCCGCGTCCCGTCGGCGTGCCAACCGTCAGCGCGAGGCGGAGGAGTCGATTCACGGCGATCCGTTCATCCAGCAGATGGTTCAGCAGTTCGGCGCGGTGGTGCGACACGATACTATTGAACCTGTCGATGCCTTGGTCGCCCAAGGCTAA
- a CDS encoding YbaB/EbfC family nucleoid-associated protein — MMKGGMAGLMKQAQQMQEKMAKMQEELANAEVTGKAGGDMVTVVMTGRHDVKSVSIDPSLVEGMSEDDKEMLEAVIASAVNDAVRKIEKNSQDKMGNMTAGMNLPAGMKLPF; from the coding sequence ATGATGAAAGGTGGCATGGCCGGCCTGATGAAGCAGGCGCAGCAGATGCAGGAAAAGATGGCCAAGATGCAGGAAGAACTGGCCAACGCCGAAGTCACCGGTAAGGCCGGCGGCGATATGGTCACCGTGGTGATGACCGGTCGTCACGACGTGAAGAGCGTCAGCATCGACCCTAGCCTGGTTGAAGGCATGAGCGAAGACGACAAAGAGATGCTGGAGGCGGTGATCGCTTCCGCCGTCAATGACGCTGTGCGCAAGATCGAAAAGAACAGCCAGGATAAAATGGGCAACATGACCGCCGGCATGAACCTGCCAGCCGGTATGAAACTGCCATTCTGA
- a CDS encoding NADP-dependent oxidoreductase — protein sequence MSDPLTLNQRFVLASRPVGAPTPENFRLEREALPDLADGEVLLKTLYLSLDPYMRGRMSDAPSYAAPVQIGEVMTGGAVSRVEDSRHPKFHKGDLVVGATGWQSHSISDGRNIIPIPAGLPSPSMALGVLGMPGMTAYMGLMDIGQPKEGETLVVAAASGAVGSVVGQVAKIKGLRTVGVAGGAEKCKYVVEELGFDACIDHKAADFAEQLAKACPNGIDIYYENVGGHVFDAVMPLLNPKARIPLCGLIAGYNASEAPQGPDRLPLLQRTLLTKRVRIQGFIVFDDYGDRQPEFISHMVPWVRDGKVKFREDVVEGLEQAPEAFIGLLEGRNFGKLVVRVAQD from the coding sequence ATGTCCGACCCTCTCACGCTCAACCAACGTTTCGTCCTCGCCTCACGCCCGGTCGGAGCGCCGACCCCGGAAAACTTCCGTCTCGAACGCGAAGCGCTGCCGGATCTTGCGGACGGTGAGGTGCTGCTGAAAACCCTCTACCTGTCGCTGGACCCCTACATGCGCGGACGCATGAGTGACGCGCCGTCCTACGCCGCGCCGGTGCAAATCGGTGAAGTGATGACCGGCGGCGCAGTCAGCCGTGTTGAGGACTCGCGTCATCCGAAGTTTCACAAAGGCGATCTGGTGGTTGGGGCCACCGGTTGGCAGAGCCACAGCATCAGCGACGGCCGCAACATCATCCCGATCCCTGCCGGGCTGCCGAGCCCGTCGATGGCGCTGGGTGTGTTGGGCATGCCGGGCATGACCGCGTACATGGGTTTGATGGACATCGGTCAACCTAAGGAAGGCGAAACGCTAGTTGTAGCCGCTGCATCCGGAGCGGTGGGCTCGGTGGTCGGCCAGGTGGCCAAGATCAAAGGCCTGCGCACTGTCGGTGTGGCCGGCGGGGCGGAGAAGTGCAAGTACGTGGTCGAAGAACTGGGTTTTGACGCCTGCATCGATCACAAGGCTGCGGATTTCGCTGAACAGTTGGCCAAGGCTTGCCCCAATGGCATCGACATCTACTACGAGAACGTCGGCGGTCATGTGTTCGATGCCGTGATGCCGTTGCTCAACCCCAAGGCGCGGATTCCGCTGTGTGGCCTGATCGCCGGTTACAACGCCTCCGAAGCACCGCAAGGCCCGGATCGCCTGCCGCTGCTGCAACGCACACTGTTGACCAAGCGTGTGCGTATTCAGGGCTTTATCGTGTTCGACGACTACGGCGATCGTCAGCCGGAATTCATCAGCCACATGGTGCCGTGGGTGCGCGACGGCAAGGTGAAATTCCGCGAGGACGTGGTCGAAGGCCTGGAGCAGGCGCCCGAAGCTTTCATCGGTCTGCTGGAGGGGCGCAATTTCGGCAAACTGGTGGTGCGGGTTGCGCAGGACTGA
- the recR gene encoding recombination mediator RecR yields the protein MSFSPLIRQLIDALRTLPGVGQKTAQRMALQMLERDRSGGLRLAQALSQAMEGVGHCRQCRTLTEDDLCPQCADTRRDDTLLCVVEGPMDVYAVEQTGFRGRYFVLKGHLSPLDGLGPEAIGIPQLMTRIEEAGTFTEVILATNPTVEGEATAHYIAQLLSNKGLIASRIAHGVPLGGELELVDGGTLAHSFAGRKPISL from the coding sequence ATGAGCTTCAGCCCTTTGATTCGCCAACTGATCGACGCGCTGCGCACCTTGCCGGGCGTGGGTCAGAAAACCGCTCAGCGCATGGCGTTGCAGATGCTCGAGCGTGACCGCAGCGGTGGCTTGCGTCTGGCCCAGGCCCTGAGCCAGGCCATGGAGGGGGTCGGCCACTGCCGCCAGTGCCGCACGCTGACCGAAGACGATTTGTGCCCGCAATGCGCCGATACACGCCGTGACGACACGTTGCTCTGCGTGGTGGAAGGACCGATGGACGTGTATGCGGTCGAGCAGACCGGCTTCCGTGGCCGCTATTTCGTGCTCAAGGGGCATTTGTCGCCGCTCGATGGTCTGGGGCCTGAGGCGATCGGTATTCCGCAGTTGATGACGCGCATCGAAGAGGCCGGCACGTTTACCGAAGTCATCCTTGCGACCAACCCGACCGTGGAAGGTGAGGCGACGGCGCATTACATCGCGCAGCTGCTGAGCAACAAAGGCCTGATCGCTTCGCGGATTGCCCACGGCGTGCCGTTGGGTGGCGAGCTGGAGCTGGTCGATGGTGGCACGCTGGCGCATTCGTTTGCCGGGCGTAAACCGATTTCTCTCTGA
- a CDS encoding acyl-CoA dehydrogenase family protein, which translates to MPAFQEYFDPSHQMVRDSVRRFVEREILPDIDQWEEAESFPRELYLKAGAAGILGIGYPEALGGSHEGDLFAKVAASEELMRCGSGGLVAGLGSLDIGLPPIVKWARPEVRDRVVPQVLSGERISALAVTEPGGGSDVANLQTRAVRDGDVYRVSGSKTFITSGVRADYYTVAVRTGAPGFAGISLLLIEKGTPGFTVGRQLKKMGWWASDTAELFFDDCRVPVGNLIGAENMGFACIMGNFQSERLALALMANMTAQLALEESLKWARERQAFGKPIGKFQVIKHRLAEMATALEVSREFTYRQAAKMAAGQSVIKEISMAKNFATDTSDRITTEAVQILGGLGYMRESLVERLYRDNRILSIGGGTREVMNEIISKQMGL; encoded by the coding sequence ATGCCTGCCTTTCAGGAATACTTCGACCCCAGCCACCAAATGGTCCGCGACAGCGTCAGACGCTTCGTCGAGCGCGAGATCCTGCCCGACATTGACCAGTGGGAAGAAGCCGAGAGCTTCCCCCGTGAGCTGTACCTGAAGGCCGGCGCGGCCGGCATTCTCGGCATCGGTTACCCCGAAGCGCTGGGTGGCAGCCATGAAGGCGATCTGTTCGCCAAGGTTGCCGCCAGTGAGGAGTTGATGCGCTGCGGCTCTGGCGGCCTGGTCGCGGGGCTGGGGTCGCTGGATATCGGTCTGCCACCGATCGTCAAATGGGCGCGCCCCGAAGTGCGTGATCGCGTTGTGCCGCAAGTGCTCAGCGGCGAAAGGATCAGCGCCCTGGCGGTCACCGAACCCGGCGGCGGCTCCGACGTCGCCAACCTGCAAACCCGTGCCGTGCGCGACGGCGATGTGTATCGCGTCAGCGGCAGCAAAACCTTTATTACCAGTGGCGTGCGCGCCGATTACTACACCGTCGCGGTGCGCACCGGTGCGCCGGGTTTCGCCGGCATCAGTCTGTTGTTGATCGAAAAGGGCACGCCGGGCTTCACCGTTGGCCGTCAGTTGAAAAAAATGGGCTGGTGGGCGTCGGACACCGCTGAATTGTTCTTCGACGATTGCCGGGTGCCTGTGGGCAATCTGATCGGCGCCGAGAACATGGGCTTCGCCTGCATCATGGGCAACTTTCAGAGCGAGCGGCTGGCGTTGGCATTGATGGCCAACATGACCGCGCAGCTTGCACTGGAAGAAAGCCTGAAATGGGCACGCGAGCGCCAAGCGTTCGGCAAGCCGATCGGCAAGTTTCAGGTGATCAAGCATCGTCTCGCCGAGATGGCCACGGCGCTGGAGGTCTCGCGGGAGTTCACTTACCGGCAAGCGGCGAAAATGGCGGCGGGGCAGAGTGTGATCAAGGAGATTTCCATGGCGAAGAACTTTGCCACGGACACCTCGGACCGGATCACCACGGAGGCGGTGCAGATTCTCGGCGGCCTGGGTTACATGCGCGAGAGTCTGGTGGAGCGGCTGTATCGGGATAACCGCATCTTGTCGATTGGCGGCGGGACGCGGGAGGTGATGAACGAGATCATCAGCAAGCAGATGGGGCTTTAA